The proteins below are encoded in one region of Silene latifolia isolate original U9 population chromosome 2, ASM4854445v1, whole genome shotgun sequence:
- the LOC141630808 gene encoding uncharacterized protein LOC141630808, giving the protein MRMSLKSRRKFGFCDGSIKKPTDEFMLGQWEVVNCTIVQWLKNTIDSSVLESVPYIEDAAAVWGDLKERFAVVDGTTINSLKTELGECKQRKGMSVTQYYGKLKLLWDALNIHEPPFAGKCGHCTCDIASQALKRLDNERLHQFFMGLDRSLYGTLRTQQFQLDPLPTLNRGYYAALQTERLLSDDASSSDVTDVVAFAVNGAPRTPADWKALRKKEKLEKRKLFCTFCTFNGHDIKSCFFKNNKFPDWWGSRPRTLAEFRRSKGGAGSSTGGSDAHGDTLVHANVAHTAPFVFSDRLSGPFLEDDDWSR; this is encoded by the exons ATGCGTATGTCGCTTAAATCTCGTCGGAAATTTGGATTTTGCGATGGTTCTATTAAAAAGCCAACCGACGAATTCATGCTTGGACAATGGGAGGTTGTCAATTGCACCATTGTCCAATGGCTAAAGAATACAATTGACTCATCTGTGCTTGAAAGCGTTCCCTATATCGAAGATGCAGCCGCTGTTTGGGGCGATTTGAAGGAACGATTCGCTGTGGTTGACGGTACGACAATTAACTCCTTAAAGACTGAACTTGGTGAATGTAAGCAAAGGAAAGGTATGTCTGTTACTCAATACTATGGAAAATTGAAATTGCTATGGGACGCCCTTAATATACACGAACCCCCCTTTGCGGGTAAATGCGGACACTGTACTTGTGATATTGCTTCTCAAGCCCTTAAACGACTCGATAATGAACGACTACACCAATTCTTTATGGGACTTGACCGTAGCTTGTATGGTACCCTCCGCACCCAACAATTTCAACTTGACCCCTTACCCACTCTCAATCGCGGTTATTATGCTGCGTTACAGACTGAACGTCTACTTAGTGACGACGCCTCATCCTCTGATGTCACTGATGTAGTCGCTTTTGCTGTTAATGGGGCGCCACGCACACCTGCTGATTGGAAGGCGCTGCGTAAGAAAGAAAAATTGGAGAAACGGAAACTGTTCTGTACGTTTTGTACTTTTAATGGGCATGACATAAAATCCTGCTTCTTTAAGAATAATAAGTTTCCGGATTGGTGGGGTAGTCGTCCCCGTACCTTGGCTGAGTTCCGTCGCAGTAAGGGTGGGGCAGGTTCAAGCACGGGTGGGTCTGACGCTCATGGTGATACTTTGGTTCACGCTAATGTTGCTCATACTGCTCCTTTTGTTTTTTCGGATCGGTTATCTG GACCGTTCCTCGAGGACGATGATTGGAGTAGGTGA
- the LOC141641494 gene encoding uncharacterized protein LOC141641494, with protein sequence MAFKADMSKAYDRVGWNFIRGTLVLMRFPRNFIQLIMKCITTVSYEILVNGVPCRRIQPSCGLRQGGPLSPYIFVVCTGILSLNILRMEKDGLLRGIKVSRNNILISHMLFADDSMFFIEGNSKSCDNLNKVLKDYCHALGQVINDNKSSMTLSPCSSLSFARKCFKTFNIPCDTNMGTYLGIPTDAGLSRCNKSKREIFEFIIDKVRKRLSSWNCVLLSSAGRLALISSVLWCSRLFLSQPNGIGGLGIRRTLEFNQALLDKIGWRMITHPYSILSKFIGAEYGLKVQDGNLLFNDGRSNSSWGWKGSDNLFWSASSSGNYSVKIGYQIALKNSSNTSATRVPASDNVVVRCRKVFYNLECSPIGAILLYQDTLNLALSAEDRKPGSIVVQTPLEEDLTNLKNGVSVPLIQGSLSCSRSHIYVDAAWSTNLDAGFGGCIMLDNELGALFRIKGRAQNAEQAEALAIREGLKWELSRNILHINIFSDCLQVLAQILKYSQLKHWTSNTVDDIIELASNFHCIFFAYVPRICNKATHRLAKRAIKL encoded by the exons ATGGCGTTTAAAGCGGACATGAGCAAAGCCTATGACCGTGTGGGCTGGAACTTTATCAGAGGTACGCTGGTTTTGATGAGATTTCCCCGTAACTTCATTCAGTTGATTATGAAGTGTATTACGACAGTGTCCTATGAAATATTGGTTAATGGAGTTCCCTGTAGGCGCATTCAACCAAGTTGCGGGCTTCGTCAGGGTGGTCCTCTTTCTCCTTATATTTTTGTAGTGTGTACTGGAATTCTATCTTTAAACATTCTACGTATGGAAAAGGATGGTCTTTTACGAGGAATTAAGGTCAGCAGAAACAATATCCTTATCTCTCATATGCTCTTCGCGGATGATTCCATGTTCTTTATTGAAGGTAACTCTAAGAGTTGTGATAACTTGAATAAAGTTTTAAAGGATTATTGTCATGCCTTGGGTCAGGTTATTAATGATAATAAATCTTCTATGACTTTAAGCCCGTGCTCTAGTCTATCCTTTGCTCGAAAATGTTTTAAAACCTTTAATATTCCGTGTGACACTAATATGGGTACCTACTTGGGTATTCCTACTGATGCGGGACTCTCGCGGTGTAATAAAAGTAAAAGAGAAATTTTTGAGTTTATCATTGACAAGGTTAGAAAGCGTTTATCTTCATGGAATTGTGTTCTTCTATCGTCGGCTGGTAGATTGGCCTTGATTTCTTCTGTCCT CTGGTGTAGTAGACTTTTCCTAAGCCAACCTAATGGAATTGGTGGTCTGGGTATTAGACGTACGCTGGAGTTCAACCAAGCACTTTTAGATAAGATTGGATGGAGAATGATTACTCACCCGTATTCTATTCTTAGTAAGTTTATTGGTGCTGAATATGGCTTAAAGGTGCAAGATGGTAACCTGCTTTTTAATGATGGTAGAAGTAACTCCTCGTGGGGATGGAAAG GTAGCGACAACCTCTTTTGGTCGGCTTCGTCATCCGGGAATTACTCAGTTAAGATTGGCTATCAGATTGCATTAAAAAATTCCTCGAATACTTCAGCGACAAGAGTTCCAGCTTCTGATAATGT GGTGGTAAGGTGTAGAAAGGTATTTTATAATTTAGAGTGCTCCCCTATTGGTGCTATCTTATTATACCAAGATACTCTTAACTTGGCTCTTTCTGCCGAAGATAGGAAGCCTGGGTCCATAGTTGTCCAAACGCCTTTGGAAGAAGACTTGACTAACCTTAAGAATGGAGTATCTGTTCCTTTGATTCAGGGCTCTCTAAGCTGCTCACGGTCTCATATTTATGTGGATGCTGCGTGGTCTACGAATCTTGATGCTGGCTTTGGTGGGTGTATCATGTTAGATAATGAACTTGGGGCTTTATTCCGTATCAAGGGAAGAGCTCAGAATGCTGAACAAGCAGAAGCTTTGGCTATTAGGGAGGGCTTGAAGTGGGAACTCTCTCGCAACATCCTTCATATTAATATATTCTCTGATTGTCTGCAAGTTCTTGCTCAAATCCTGAAGTACTCTCAGCTCAAACATTGGACTAGTAATACCGTTGACGACATCATTGAACTAGCATCAAACTTTCATTGTATTTTCTTTGCTTATGTTCCTAGAATTTGTAATAAAGCCACTCATAGGTTAGCTAAGCGTGCTATTAAACTGTAG